Proteins from one Triticum aestivum cultivar Chinese Spring chromosome 7A, IWGSC CS RefSeq v2.1, whole genome shotgun sequence genomic window:
- the LOC123147162 gene encoding 26 kDa endochitinase 1-like has product MRAFALFAVLAMAAAMAVAEQCGSQAGGATCPNCLCCSRFGWCGSTSDYCGDGCQSQCSGCGSTPVTPTPSGGGGVSSIISRALFDRMLLHRNDGACQAKGFYTYDAFVAAAGTFRGFSTTGSTDTRKREVAAFLAQTSHETTGGWATAPDGAFAWGYCFKQERGATSNYCTPSAQWPCAPGKSYYGRGPIQLSHNYNYGPAGRAIGVDLLRNPDLVATDPTVSFKTAMWFWMTAQAPKPSSHAVITGQWSPSGTDRAAGRVPGFGVITNIVNGGIECGHGQDSRVADRIGFYKRYCDILGVGYGDNLDCYNQRPFA; this is encoded by the coding sequence ATGAGAGCGTTCGCGTTGTTTGCCGTGCTTGCCATGGCGGCCGCCATGGCCGTCGCCGAGCAGTGCGGCTCCCAGGCCGGCGGGGCGACCTGCCCCAACTGCCTCTGCTGCAGCCGCTTCGGCTGGTGCGGCTCCACCTCGGACTACTGCGGCGACGGATGCCAGAGCCAGTGCTCCGGTTGCGGCAGCACGCCCGTCACCCCCACACcctccggcggtggcggcgtgTCCTCCATCATCTCCCGCGCCCTCTTCGACCGCATGCTACTGCACCGCAACGACGGCGCCTGCCAGGCCAAGGGCTTCTACACCTACGACGCCTTCGTCGCGGCCGCCGGCACCTTCCGGGGCTTCAGCACCACGGGCAGCACGGACACCCGGAAGCGCGAGGTGGCCGCCTTCCTGGCCCAGACCTCCCACGAGACCACCGGTGGGTGGGCGACGGCGCCGGACGGAGCCTTCGCGTGGGGCTACTGCTTCAAGCAGGAGCGTGGCGCCACCTCCAACTATTGCACTCCGAGCGCGCAATGGCCGTGCGCCCCAGGGAAGAGCTACTACGGCCGTGGGCCGATCCAGCTCTCCCACAACTACAACTACGGGCCGGCAGGCCGGGCCATTGGGGTCGATCTGCTGCGCAACCCAGACCTGGTTGCCACGGACCCGACGGTGTCTTTTAAGACAGCGATGTGGTTTTGGATGACGGCACAGGCGCCAAAGCCGTCGAGCCATGCTGTGATCACGGGCCAATGGAGCCCATCAGGGACGGACCGGGCTGCAGGGCGGGTGCCCGGGTTTGGCGTGATCACCAACATAGTTAACGGCGGGATCGAGTGCGGGCATGGGCAGGACAGCCGAGTCGCCGATCGGATAGGATTTTACAAGCGCTACTGTGACATCCTCGGTGTTGGCTATGGTGACAACCTCGACTGCTACAATCAGAGGCCCTTCGCTTAA
- the LOC123149767 gene encoding 26 kDa endochitinase 2, which translates to MRSLAVVAVVVATVAMAIGAARGSVSSVVSRAQFDRMLLHRNDGACQAKGFYTYDAFVAAAAAFPGFGTTGSADAQKREVAAFLAQTSHETTGGWATAPDGAFAWGYCFKQERGAASDYCTPSAQWPCAPGKRYYGRGPIQLSHNYNYGPAGRAIGVDLLSNPDLVATDPTVSFKTAMWFWMTAQAPKPSSHAVITGQWSPSGADRAAGRVPGFGVITNIINGGIECGHGQDSRVADRIGFYKRYCDILGVGYGDNLDCYNQRPFA; encoded by the coding sequence ATGAGATCGCTTGCGGTGGTGGCCGTGGTGGTAGCCACGGTGGCCATGGCCATCGGCGCCGCGCGCGGCAGCGTGTCCTCCGTCGTCTCCCGCGCACAGTTTGACCGCATGCTACTGCACCGCAACGACGGCGCCTGCCAGGCCAAGGGCTTCTACACCTACGACGCCTTCGTCGCCGCCGCAGCTGCCTTCCCGGGCTTCGGCACCACCGGCAGCGCCGACGCCCAGAAGCGCGAGGTGGCCGCCTTCCTGGCACAGACCTCCCACGAGACCACCGGCGGGTGGGCGACCGCACCGGACGGGGCCTTCGCCTGGGGCTACTGCTTCAAGCAGGAACGTGGAGCCGCCTCCGACTACTGCACCCCGAGCGCCCAGTGGCCGTGCGCCCCAGGGAAGCGATACTACGGCCGCGGGCCCATCCAGCTCTCCCACAACTACAACTACGGGCCTGCTGGCCGGGCCATCGGGGTCGATCTGCTGAGCAACCCGGACCTGGTGGCAACCGACCCCACAGTGTCGTTTAAGACGGCGATGTGGTTCTGGATGACGGCTCAGGCGCCAAAGCCGTCGAGCCATGCTGTGATCACGGGCCAGTGGAGCCCCTCAGGGGCAGACCGGGCCGCAGGGCGGGTGCCCGGGTTTGGTGTGATCACCAACATCATCAACGGTGGGATCGAGTGCGGGCACGGGCAAGACAGCCGCGTCGCTGATCGGATCGGGTTTTACAAGCGCTACTGCGACATCCTCGGCGTTGGCTACGGCGACAACCTCGACTGCTACAACCAGAGGCCCTTTGCTTAA
- the LOC123149766 gene encoding basic endochitinase A-like encodes MRTLAVVSVLATAAMAIACARAAQCSSQAGGATCPNCLCCSRFGWCGSTAEYCGDGCQSQCSGCGTPGSFGGGVSSIISRSLFDRMLLHRNNRACQAKGFYTYDAFLAAAAAFPGFGTTGGTATRKREVAAFLAQTSHETTGGWASAPNGPYAWGYCFKQERAKSNYCTPSVIWPCAPGRRYYGRGPIQLSHNYNYGPAGRGIGADLLGNPGLVATDSTVSFKTAIWFWMTAQPPKPSSHAVITGHWSPSAADRVAGRVPGFGVITNIVNGGKECGHGYDKRVADRIGFYKRYCHILGVTHGDNLDCYNQKHFPIIFS; translated from the coding sequence ATGAGAACGCTCGCGGTTGTGTCCGTGCTAGCCACGGCGGCCATGGCCATCGCCTGCGCGCGTGCCGCACAGTGCAGTTCGCAGGCCGGCGGGGCGACCTGCCCGAACTGCCTCTGCTGCAGCCGCTTCGGCTGGTGCGGCTCTACCGCGGAGTACTGCGGTGACGGCTGCCAGAGCCAGTGCTCTGGCTGCGGCACGCCCGGCTCCTTTGGTGGCGGCGTTTCCTCCATCATCTCCCGCTCACTCTTCGACCGGATGCTGCTGCACCGCAACAACAGGGCGTGCCAAGCTAAGGGATTCTACACCTACGACGCCTTCCTAGCGGCCGCGGCCGCCTTTCCGGGCTTCGGCACCACGGGCGGCACCGCCACCCGAAAGCGTGAGGTGGCCGCCTTCCTAGCGCAGACCTCCCATGAGACCACCGGCGGGTGGGCTTCGGCCCCGAACGGGCCCTACGCGTGGGGCTATTGCTTCAAACAGGAGCGCGCTAAGTCCAATTACTGCACCCCAAGCGTGATATGGCCATGTGCCCCTGGAAGACGCTACTATGGCCGAGGGCCCATCCAGCTCTCTCACAACTATAACTATGGGCCGGCGGGCCGGGGCATCGGGGCTGACCTGCTGGGCAACCCGGGCTTGGTGGCCACAGACTCGACCGTGTCATTCAAGACGGCAATTTGGTTCTGGATGACAGCGCAGCCACCCAAGCCCTCGAGCCACGCGGTCATAACGGGCCATTGGAGTCCTTCAGCAGCGGACCGGGTTGCGGGGCGAGTGCCAGGATTCGGCGTGATCACCAACATCGTCAATGGCGGGAAGGAGTGCGGGCATGGGTATGATAAGCGTGTTGCTGACCGGATCGGGTTTTACAAGCGCTACTGCCACATCCTCGGCGTCACCCACGGTGACAACCTTGACTGCTACAACCAGAAGCATTTCCCTATAATTTTTTCTTGA